In Bacteroidota bacterium, a single window of DNA contains:
- the gcvP gene encoding aminomethyl-transferring glycine dehydrogenase: MNPVLTNFERFENRHIGPDQHDLERMLETVGAESLDELIDQTVPKSIRLSKPMDLKPAMTESEFLVHASGLAAKNKILKSYIGMGYYNTVTPPVILRNVLENPGWYTQYTPYQAEIAQGRLESLLNFQTMIVDLTGLEIANASLLDEGTAVAEAMHLMHAVHQKGSSDAKIIFADQNIFPQSLDVLQTRADALGIEVLVGDYNMLEWHDGIFGAVLQYPASDGEVRDYRAFCEAAHHHGALVTVACDLLSLCLLTPPGEFGADVAVGSAQRFGVPMGYGGPHAGFFATRDEFKRSMPGRIIGLSIDAQGNPAYRMALQTREQHIRRDKATSNICTAQALLANMAAMYAVYHGPKGLRAIAERVHAMTTLLADGLKEIGLTRNGSQYFDTLSIEINNEATFGAIRREALAAQLNFRYFENHAIGISLDETTTVEDVKHILGVFQRAASKNGKSLNVSTLAGKIDATYPVAFARTSSYLTHPTFNRHHSETEMLRYLKLLENKDFSLAHGMIPLGSCTMKLNATAEMIPVTLPGFGEMHPFAPLDQTAGYQEVFTELESMLRTITGFAAISLQPNAGAQGEYTGLLVIRAYHKSRGESHRDVVLIPASAHGTNPASAVMAGMRVVVIKTDANGNIDLDDLRKKVDENRANLGAFMVTYPSTHGVFEEAIKEICEIIHAAGGQVYMDGANMNAQVGLTSPAAIGADVCHLNLHKTFCIPHGGGGPGVGPIGVAKHLAAFLPGHSVIPIGSEQAIGAVASAPWGSASILLISYAYIAMMGADGLTNATKYAILNANYIQSRLQEKFPVLYKGTHGRVAHEMILDMRGFKALGVEVEDIAKRLMDYGFHAPTLSFPVAGTLMVEPTESEPLEELDRFCEAMIAVHNEIEEIATGKADKTDNVLKNSPHTAESVISDNWQHPYTREKAAYPVKSLRANKFWPATGRVNNAYGDRTLICTCPSIEEYEPATSVETQPEFA, translated from the coding sequence ATGAATCCTGTTCTAACCAACTTCGAGCGTTTTGAGAACCGTCACATTGGTCCCGATCAGCATGATCTCGAGCGGATGCTTGAGACCGTTGGAGCGGAATCGCTCGATGAATTAATCGATCAGACCGTGCCGAAATCCATCCGGCTCTCCAAGCCGATGGATCTCAAGCCGGCGATGACCGAGTCGGAGTTTCTTGTACATGCTTCCGGACTCGCAGCGAAGAATAAGATTCTTAAGTCCTATATCGGTATGGGCTATTACAATACGGTCACGCCTCCTGTGATCCTTCGAAATGTGCTCGAGAATCCAGGTTGGTACACGCAATACACGCCGTATCAGGCCGAAATCGCACAAGGCCGGCTGGAGTCATTGCTGAATTTTCAGACGATGATTGTCGATCTCACGGGGCTTGAAATTGCGAACGCTTCGCTGTTGGATGAAGGCACGGCTGTCGCCGAGGCGATGCACTTGATGCATGCGGTTCACCAAAAAGGATCGAGCGACGCAAAGATCATCTTTGCCGATCAAAATATCTTTCCGCAATCGCTCGATGTCCTTCAAACGCGCGCCGACGCGCTCGGTATTGAAGTATTGGTCGGCGATTACAATATGCTTGAGTGGCATGATGGCATCTTCGGTGCCGTCCTCCAGTATCCAGCCAGCGATGGGGAAGTCCGCGATTACCGCGCATTCTGCGAAGCAGCGCATCACCATGGTGCGTTGGTAACAGTTGCATGCGATCTGCTCAGTCTTTGTCTGCTCACACCGCCGGGCGAGTTCGGAGCGGACGTGGCAGTTGGCTCTGCACAGCGTTTCGGCGTGCCGATGGGCTATGGTGGTCCGCACGCCGGCTTCTTCGCGACGCGCGATGAATTCAAGCGGTCGATGCCGGGTCGGATCATTGGTCTTTCCATCGATGCGCAGGGCAATCCAGCCTATCGGATGGCGCTTCAAACGCGCGAGCAACACATCCGCCGCGATAAAGCGACCAGCAACATTTGCACGGCCCAGGCGCTGCTGGCAAATATGGCGGCGATGTACGCCGTCTATCATGGACCGAAGGGCCTCCGGGCTATTGCCGAGCGAGTGCACGCCATGACGACGTTGCTCGCGGATGGTTTGAAAGAGATCGGTCTTACGCGGAACGGATCGCAATACTTCGATACGCTTTCAATCGAAATCAATAATGAAGCAACGTTCGGAGCGATTCGTCGCGAAGCACTCGCGGCACAACTGAACTTCCGATATTTCGAGAATCATGCCATTGGCATTTCTCTGGATGAAACCACGACGGTCGAAGATGTAAAGCATATCCTTGGCGTCTTCCAACGCGCGGCTTCCAAGAATGGCAAGTCACTCAACGTCTCCACGTTGGCGGGGAAGATCGATGCGACGTATCCCGTGGCATTTGCACGCACCTCGAGCTATCTCACGCATCCGACTTTCAACCGGCATCACTCGGAGACCGAGATGCTCCGGTACCTGAAGCTGCTCGAGAACAAGGACTTCTCGCTCGCGCATGGGATGATTCCACTCGGAAGCTGTACGATGAAGTTGAATGCAACTGCCGAGATGATTCCGGTCACATTGCCAGGTTTTGGTGAGATGCACCCATTCGCGCCGCTCGATCAGACCGCTGGTTATCAGGAAGTATTTACCGAACTTGAATCGATGCTGCGCACGATCACCGGCTTTGCGGCGATTTCGCTTCAGCCGAACGCTGGCGCGCAAGGGGAGTACACCGGATTGCTCGTTATTCGCGCGTACCACAAGAGCCGAGGCGAATCGCATCGCGATGTCGTCTTGATTCCGGCTTCGGCGCACGGTACGAATCCTGCAAGTGCGGTCATGGCAGGCATGCGGGTGGTTGTGATTAAGACCGATGCCAACGGGAACATCGATCTTGATGATTTACGAAAGAAAGTTGATGAGAACCGCGCGAATTTAGGGGCGTTCATGGTGACCTACCCATCAACGCACGGCGTTTTTGAAGAAGCGATCAAGGAAATTTGCGAGATCATACACGCCGCCGGTGGACAGGTTTATATGGACGGCGCCAACATGAATGCACAGGTCGGACTTACGAGTCCGGCGGCCATTGGCGCGGACGTCTGCCATTTGAATCTGCATAAGACCTTCTGCATTCCGCATGGCGGCGGCGGGCCGGGTGTGGGACCGATTGGTGTTGCCAAGCATCTCGCGGCGTTCCTGCCGGGACATTCTGTTATCCCGATCGGCAGCGAGCAGGCGATCGGTGCGGTTGCCTCCGCTCCGTGGGGCAGTGCGAGCATTTTGCTGATCTCCTATGCTTACATCGCGATGATGGGAGCGGATGGACTCACCAATGCAACAAAGTACGCGATCCTGAATGCGAATTACATTCAGTCGCGACTGCAAGAGAAATTCCCTGTCCTGTATAAAGGCACTCATGGCCGCGTCGCTCATGAGATGATCCTCGATATGCGCGGCTTCAAGGCGCTGGGCGTCGAAGTCGAAGACATTGCCAAACGCCTGATGGATTATGGCTTCCATGCGCCGACGCTTTCGTTTCCCGTCGCAGGTACGCTGATGGTTGAGCCAACCGAAAGCGAGCCCCTGGAAGAACTCGACCGGTTCTGCGAAGCGATGATCGCAGTTCATAATGAGATCGAAGAAATCGCAACTGGCAAGGCCGATAAGACCGACAACGTTCTGAAGAATTCTCCCCACACTGCGGAGTCGGTGATAAGTGATAACTGGCAGCATCCATATACACGCGAGAAGGCCGCATATCCGGTTAAGAGCTTGCGCGCGAACAAATTCTGGCCGGCGACAGGACGCGTCAATAATGCATATGGCGATCGCACTTTGATCTGCACGTGCCCATCGATCGAGGAGTATGAGCCAGCTACCTCGGTCGAGACGCAGCCGGAGTTTGCCTGA
- a CDS encoding aryl-sulfate sulfotransferase, producing the protein MVRLRTAQALLACTFVLSFFSAGHVVAGSLTSHTRSGIVYQYPLPGAEQMVRETEIGLRARGAFDRSFDGAHFSAVGTRSGIHTLAPRYAMNGRMLLLHPNVPFDYSETVTVSYATRLLGGSLVSDTFSFTTKGYAASHATPYDGELASVKAEQAMHAPARTLDADTVVADTLPIMYITVDNGATPGDIYFANFGIAHLPNDDFLMVADEHGVLKHSREMHNDYAADFKVQPTGLRTYYDFGDGQFYGMDTAWNITDTFRVATGYSGDPHELRVFPDGSYALISDELVDVDMSRNVTGGNSDALVTSNNIQIFDADRNLIFNWRGYDHFSVADAIHERLTSANIDYEHANAFDFDSIGNIVLSNRHLCEITKINGETGAIQWRFGGAHNQFTLVGDSIWFSYQHAVRLLPGGHLTLFDNSNFDTVIGSSTVLNKSRALEYVLDTVNMTATLVWQFHHLPETYSMFMGYVERLRNGNTMIGWGGSNDVAITEVRPDNSTAFELAMWPGNYSYRAIKFPRDTIVAVTPASVAATTNVTGIGMWIEPGVEGANATVHYTLDEPTVCSISVYDVLGRRVESLASNILEAVGVHSASLDLSSLAGGTFFVVLETSHGTTMSQFVRP; encoded by the coding sequence ATGGTTCGACTCCGCACGGCGCAGGCGCTGCTTGCGTGCACGTTCGTATTGTCTTTTTTCTCGGCAGGTCATGTCGTCGCAGGATCCCTAACCAGTCATACGCGGTCAGGAATCGTCTATCAATATCCGCTTCCCGGAGCGGAGCAAATGGTGCGAGAAACGGAAATCGGGCTTCGTGCGCGCGGCGCATTCGATCGCTCGTTCGATGGAGCGCACTTCAGTGCAGTCGGCACCCGCTCCGGTATTCACACACTGGCGCCCCGCTATGCAATGAATGGTCGAATGCTTCTTCTCCATCCGAATGTCCCGTTCGATTACAGCGAAACTGTCACGGTGTCATATGCCACACGGCTCCTGGGGGGCAGCCTTGTTAGTGATACCTTTTCCTTCACGACGAAGGGTTACGCGGCTTCTCATGCAACACCCTACGATGGCGAACTAGCGAGCGTGAAGGCCGAGCAAGCGATGCATGCACCGGCTCGGACGCTCGATGCGGATACGGTCGTGGCGGACACTCTGCCGATCATGTACATCACAGTTGATAATGGCGCCACACCGGGCGATATCTATTTCGCAAATTTTGGGATCGCTCATCTGCCAAATGATGACTTCCTCATGGTTGCAGACGAGCATGGTGTGCTCAAACACAGTCGGGAGATGCACAATGATTATGCGGCAGACTTTAAGGTCCAGCCGACGGGACTTCGAACGTACTACGATTTTGGAGATGGGCAGTTCTATGGCATGGATACGGCCTGGAATATCACGGACACCTTCCGGGTTGCGACTGGCTATTCCGGGGACCCGCATGAATTGCGAGTATTCCCAGATGGAAGCTACGCACTGATTAGTGACGAGCTTGTGGATGTCGATATGAGTCGGAATGTCACCGGTGGTAACAGCGATGCTCTCGTGACGTCGAACAATATTCAGATCTTCGATGCGGACCGTAATCTTATTTTCAACTGGCGCGGGTACGATCATTTTTCGGTCGCCGATGCAATCCACGAAAGACTGACTTCGGCGAATATTGACTACGAACATGCCAATGCGTTTGATTTCGATTCGATAGGTAATATTGTTCTGTCGAACAGGCACCTGTGCGAAATTACAAAAATCAATGGCGAGACCGGAGCGATCCAGTGGCGCTTTGGTGGCGCGCACAATCAATTCACGCTCGTTGGCGATTCCATTTGGTTCTCGTACCAACATGCTGTGCGACTGCTGCCCGGAGGACACCTGACGCTCTTCGATAACAGTAATTTTGACACGGTCATCGGAAGTTCGACCGTTCTCAACAAAAGCCGCGCACTGGAATATGTACTCGACACTGTGAACATGACCGCCACCCTCGTCTGGCAGTTTCACCATCTGCCCGAGACTTACAGTATGTTCATGGGTTATGTGGAGCGATTACGGAATGGAAACACAATGATCGGCTGGGGCGGCAGTAATGATGTTGCAATTACAGAGGTTCGTCCGGATAATTCGACAGCGTTCGAGCTCGCGATGTGGCCGGGAAATTATTCATATCGTGCCATCAAGTTCCCACGGGATACCATCGTGGCGGTGACACCCGCTTCTGTGGCTGCTACGACAAACGTGACCGGGATTGGGATGTGGATCGAACCTGGTGTCGAGGGAGCTAATGCCACCGTGCATTATACTCTGGACGAACCCACTGTCTGCTCGATCTCGGTGTATGACGTTCTTGGTCGTCGAGTTGAGTCGCTCGCGTCGAATATTCTCGAAGCGGTCGGAGTGCATTCGGCATCGCTCGACCTATCGTCTCTGGCGGGTGGGACATTCTTCGTGGTACTTGAAACCTCACACGGAACAACAATGTCCCAGTTTGTGCGGCCATAG
- a CDS encoding aryl-sulfate sulfotransferase codes for MKNLCSLLVAVVGLGFSSLVLHAQPPFRVTVDQNPAPGKIYTSTLGKGTLGPLTSYLVMFDEHGNMLRNQPCFQQDWHILDFQLQPNGRLTYGAGPTLGAGGVTGGKYYVMDTATWSLIDSLQASPGYQTDIHELRMFPDGHYALIGVSDTLMARKDFRPGSTDTTRVHIEGNTVEVFDANKHSLFLWRGIDHYKVADADTTTKQVRLSDKVIDFQHANSIDFDASGNILISNRHLCELTLIKYPTGEILWRMGGKHNQFTLVGDSIWFSYQHAARFLPNGHITLFDNADIDSVEGKVGSFYANSRAVEYEVDPVARTVRLVWQYHHTPEIHSQAMGYVQRLPNQNTLVSWGFVQPDSVAFTEVRPDNSTAFEMLLSNGTFGYDYCYRAIKVPTIPASVEQMAEHSGITFSIEPQSSSSLMLQYAMQRGGLVTIAFYDLLARVQLTPKTNVAEPSGDHMVVTDISRLPGGAYYCELRVNGISVFRPFIRQ; via the coding sequence ATGAAAAACTTATGTTCTCTGCTCGTTGCAGTTGTTGGGCTCGGATTCAGTTCGTTGGTGCTTCATGCGCAGCCGCCATTTCGAGTGACGGTCGATCAGAATCCGGCGCCCGGGAAAATTTATACTTCGACGTTGGGCAAGGGGACTCTTGGCCCGCTGACGAGCTACCTGGTAATGTTCGATGAGCATGGAAATATGCTCCGGAATCAGCCGTGCTTCCAGCAAGACTGGCATATTTTAGACTTTCAGTTGCAGCCCAATGGCCGGCTTACCTATGGCGCCGGACCAACACTCGGAGCCGGTGGAGTGACCGGCGGAAAGTATTATGTGATGGACACTGCAACGTGGTCCCTCATTGATTCTCTGCAAGCTTCGCCGGGGTATCAGACGGACATCCACGAGCTTCGCATGTTCCCGGATGGACATTATGCGCTGATTGGGGTCAGTGATACACTCATGGCCCGAAAAGACTTTCGTCCCGGATCGACCGATACGACTCGGGTTCACATTGAAGGCAATACCGTCGAGGTATTCGACGCAAACAAGCATAGTCTTTTTCTCTGGCGAGGGATCGATCACTATAAGGTTGCAGATGCCGATACCACGACCAAGCAGGTGAGACTCTCGGACAAGGTGATTGACTTTCAACATGCTAATTCTATCGACTTTGACGCGTCGGGCAATATTCTGATCTCGAACCGACATCTCTGCGAACTCACGCTCATCAAGTATCCGACCGGGGAGATTTTGTGGAGAATGGGAGGAAAGCACAACCAATTTACCCTCGTGGGGGATTCGATCTGGTTCTCGTACCAACATGCGGCGCGATTTCTTCCCAATGGTCATATTACTCTCTTTGACAACGCCGACATTGATTCGGTCGAAGGCAAAGTTGGCAGTTTTTATGCGAATAGCCGTGCCGTCGAGTATGAGGTGGATCCCGTAGCCAGAACCGTCCGGCTTGTCTGGCAGTACCATCATACCCCGGAGATACATTCGCAAGCAATGGGCTACGTTCAACGCCTTCCAAATCAGAATACGTTGGTTAGCTGGGGATTCGTGCAACCCGATTCTGTTGCGTTTACCGAAGTCCGGCCAGACAATTCAACGGCATTCGAAATGCTCCTATCGAACGGGACGTTTGGTTATGATTACTGCTACCGGGCAATCAAAGTCCCAACGATTCCTGCGTCGGTCGAACAAATGGCCGAGCATTCCGGAATCACGTTCTCGATCGAGCCGCAGTCTTCCTCATCTCTGATGCTCCAATACGCGATGCAACGCGGGGGCCTTGTCACGATCGCATTCTACGATTTACTTGCTAGGGTACAGCTGACCCCGAAAACGAATGTTGCGGAGCCATCTGGGGATCATATGGTCGTAACTGATATCTCCAGATTGCCAGGGGGAGCATACTACTGTGAACTCAGGGTGAATGGAATCTCTGTCTTTCGGCCATTCATTCGCCAGTAA
- a CDS encoding ion channel — MAHQKFQDLGFGTKAAEAQARLLNRDGSFNIRRKGQPFFEAFSGYHYLISIPWWQFSLWLFGAYVLINAGFGAVYYAVGLSGLSGIDGRTAMSQYFESVFFSAQTFTTVGFGRIAPVSALASTVAALESMAGLLSFALATGLLYGRFSRPVARIIYSGAAVVAPYRAPESKATSGLMFRVANQRSNQLIEVEAIVTLGWVEVTEKGERVRRFHQLELERNKVNFFHLSWTVVHPIEPESPLYGITQEQLDAADAEFLIILKAFDDTFSQTVYSRTSYKAHEVLFGHKFGPIIRTAPDGVTEIQLDKIHNHERVS; from the coding sequence TTGGCTCATCAAAAATTCCAGGATCTTGGCTTTGGCACGAAGGCCGCCGAGGCGCAGGCACGCCTGCTCAATCGCGACGGATCATTCAATATTCGGCGCAAAGGTCAGCCCTTCTTCGAGGCATTCAGCGGCTACCACTATCTCATCTCGATCCCATGGTGGCAATTTAGTCTTTGGCTCTTTGGCGCATACGTGCTGATTAATGCGGGCTTTGGTGCCGTGTATTATGCCGTCGGCCTGAGTGGGCTTTCGGGCATAGATGGTAGGACCGCTATGTCTCAATATTTCGAGAGTGTGTTCTTCAGCGCTCAGACATTCACGACGGTTGGCTTTGGCCGAATTGCCCCGGTGAGTGCCTTGGCCAGCACAGTAGCGGCCCTTGAGTCGATGGCGGGCCTCCTTTCATTTGCTCTGGCGACCGGCTTACTCTATGGCCGGTTTTCGCGGCCAGTTGCACGAATCATCTATAGCGGCGCTGCCGTCGTGGCTCCCTATCGGGCTCCCGAGAGTAAAGCGACATCCGGACTGATGTTTCGCGTCGCGAACCAGCGATCCAATCAACTGATCGAAGTCGAAGCGATCGTGACACTCGGATGGGTCGAAGTGACAGAAAAGGGCGAGCGCGTGCGGCGGTTCCATCAACTCGAACTCGAACGCAATAAGGTGAATTTCTTCCACTTGAGTTGGACTGTGGTGCATCCTATTGAGCCGGAAAGTCCGTTGTATGGTATCACACAGGAGCAACTCGACGCGGCCGATGCGGAGTTTCTCATTATTCTCAAGGCATTCGACGACACATTCTCGCAAACAGTCTATTCGCGGACCTCGTACAAGGCACACGAGGTATTATTCGGTCATAAGTTCGGACCGATCATTCGGACCGCACCAGATGGGGTGACTGAAATCCAATTGGACAAGATTCACAATCACGAACGAGTGAGTTGA
- a CDS encoding efflux RND transporter permease subunit: MWLTRLALKYPISAFLIGFTILVLGVVSLLQLPIDLLPNISIPVVTTITFYTGASPKDMEQSVTAIVERGVSSVNDVNYVQSATREGISQVRINFNWSANVDVGLIDVIQRLNRIVTQLPTGVQPPISLRFDITNLPVITLAISGDMNGRDLYDLAYNTIEPQLEHVTGVASAQVIGGQVREIHVTVDRNRIQAIGMPITTVMSAIANANLIVPSGDLKSGVFDYSLKTESLFNLVKPIGDIVLKDSSGVPIRIRDVATVDDSYQEETETIRVDGRSGLVLRVQKLATANTVSVVDNIIEAIPKLTGVPSNVHIALTFDQSTYIRQTINGLSREAMIGSLLAMAIIMIFLRNIRGTIIIIVAIPLSILITFIMFRFGNITLNIMTFGGLALAVGRLVDDSIVELEAISRHYNNPKPGESKHDQTLAAASEVATPIFVSTLTTVIVFLPVVFLTGIAKLLFTPLTLTIAVALFGSFFVSRTITPLLCLRFLPPEKEMDRKSRKRSDRLRVFFHDAIERIDQKYENMLEWSLKHRKVIMISILTLAAVSVFLFKFIGTEFFPDQDESVFTVSIKNPVGTRIEETTKTVMAIEDILRKSVPEMNAMVTDIGVPSAKSGNFFGRNTGEHAANIQVSLVPTDERKRTVFQIMDSVRPKLSNYLGAVNYVSASGFLRFLLNFGSAAPIDIEVRGYDLDQGSALSKQVLAAVRSTPGAVNAQSTREDDLPELRINIDRDKAGILGITVAQISNTINAAINGAVASLYTDPQSGNAYNILVRFDEKFRKNPDDLRKLLLTTPSGQQVLLGSVATITQDASPVEIDRKYQQRIIDVTAEVSGRDLGSVAQEIQTKLDKIAVPPGFQVKLGGNVEQQQKTFGDLTMAFGLAILLVYVVMASQFQSLADPFIIMFTVPFGIVGVLWALFLTGTTLSVTSFQGIIVMVGIVVSNGILLVDYTNHLRMKGESLQDAVIHGGRTRLKPILMTSLATVLGLIPMAIGMGGEKTQAPLAIAVIGGLTLSTLLTLFFVPTLYTIFEERFRRKLAPEEGSVAQ, encoded by the coding sequence ATGTGGTTAACCAGACTCGCACTTAAATATCCGATCTCGGCATTCCTGATCGGATTTACGATCCTCGTGCTCGGCGTCGTATCGCTGCTGCAGTTGCCGATCGATCTGCTGCCGAACATCTCTATCCCCGTCGTCACGACGATCACGTTCTATACCGGCGCGTCTCCGAAGGACATGGAACAGTCGGTGACAGCTATTGTCGAACGCGGTGTGAGTTCGGTCAACGATGTGAATTACGTCCAGTCTGCCACGCGAGAAGGCATCTCACAGGTCCGAATTAATTTCAATTGGAGCGCGAACGTCGATGTCGGTCTGATCGATGTAATCCAACGGCTGAACCGGATAGTCACACAACTACCAACGGGCGTGCAGCCGCCGATTTCCCTTCGGTTCGACATCACCAATCTGCCGGTTATTACACTTGCCATCAGCGGCGATATGAATGGGCGCGATCTTTACGATCTCGCCTATAACACAATCGAGCCGCAGCTCGAGCATGTCACTGGGGTCGCTTCGGCGCAAGTCATCGGCGGACAAGTACGTGAGATACACGTAACAGTGGACCGCAACCGGATTCAAGCGATCGGGATGCCGATTACTACCGTGATGAGCGCAATTGCAAACGCCAATTTGATCGTACCGAGTGGCGATCTCAAGAGCGGCGTCTTCGATTATTCTCTCAAAACGGAGAGCCTGTTCAATCTCGTGAAACCCATTGGAGACATCGTCCTGAAGGATTCGTCGGGTGTGCCAATCCGCATTCGGGATGTCGCGACGGTCGATGATAGCTATCAGGAAGAGACTGAGACCATTCGCGTTGATGGCCGGTCAGGGCTCGTTCTACGCGTACAGAAATTGGCAACGGCCAATACCGTTTCTGTCGTCGATAATATTATTGAGGCGATCCCAAAACTCACCGGGGTCCCGTCGAACGTCCATATCGCACTGACCTTCGACCAGTCTACGTATATCCGGCAGACGATCAATGGCCTGTCTCGAGAGGCGATGATCGGCTCGCTGCTCGCGATGGCGATCATCATGATCTTCCTTCGCAATATCCGCGGGACGATCATTATTATCGTTGCCATTCCCCTCTCGATCCTGATAACGTTCATCATGTTCCGCTTTGGGAACATCACATTGAACATAATGACCTTCGGCGGACTGGCACTCGCCGTAGGACGGTTGGTCGACGACTCTATCGTGGAGTTGGAAGCGATCAGTCGGCATTACAACAATCCCAAGCCCGGCGAGTCGAAGCATGACCAGACACTCGCCGCCGCGAGCGAAGTCGCCACGCCGATTTTCGTTTCCACTCTGACGACCGTCATCGTGTTCTTGCCCGTCGTTTTCCTGACCGGCATTGCGAAGTTGCTGTTCACACCGCTGACGCTCACTATCGCTGTCGCGCTCTTCGGCTCGTTCTTCGTTTCTAGAACAATCACCCCGCTGCTTTGCCTGCGCTTTCTGCCACCCGAGAAAGAGATGGACCGCAAGTCGCGCAAGCGCTCGGACCGGCTCCGCGTGTTCTTCCACGACGCAATCGAACGGATCGATCAGAAATACGAGAATATGCTCGAGTGGTCGCTGAAGCATCGAAAAGTGATCATGATTAGTATTCTCACCCTTGCCGCCGTCTCGGTATTCCTATTCAAGTTCATTGGTACCGAATTCTTCCCCGATCAGGATGAGAGTGTCTTTACCGTTTCGATCAAAAATCCGGTCGGAACGCGCATTGAAGAGACGACCAAGACTGTCATGGCAATCGAGGATATCCTGCGGAAGAGCGTACCCGAGATGAACGCGATGGTCACCGATATTGGTGTGCCTTCGGCAAAGAGTGGTAATTTCTTTGGGCGCAATACTGGCGAACACGCTGCCAATATTCAAGTCTCGCTTGTGCCGACCGATGAACGCAAACGGACCGTTTTTCAAATCATGGATTCGGTCCGGCCTAAACTTTCGAATTATCTTGGCGCGGTCAATTATGTCAGTGCCAGCGGATTTCTTCGGTTCCTGCTCAATTTCGGTTCGGCCGCGCCGATTGACATTGAAGTTCGCGGGTATGACCTCGACCAGGGTTCTGCGCTCTCGAAGCAGGTTTTGGCCGCCGTTCGATCCACTCCCGGCGCTGTGAACGCACAGTCCACGCGCGAAGACGATCTGCCGGAATTGCGGATCAATATTGATAGAGATAAAGCCGGGATACTCGGGATCACGGTCGCACAAATTTCGAATACCATTAATGCGGCAATCAACGGAGCGGTCGCTTCCTTATATACCGATCCGCAAAGTGGGAATGCTTATAATATCCTCGTGCGATTCGATGAGAAGTTTCGAAAGAATCCGGATGATCTGCGGAAACTCTTGCTGACGACCCCCTCGGGCCAACAGGTGTTACTTGGCTCCGTTGCGACGATTACGCAAGACGCTTCTCCGGTCGAAATCGACCGCAAGTATCAGCAGCGCATCATCGACGTGACGGCCGAAGTCAGTGGGCGGGATTTGGGAAGCGTGGCGCAGGAGATTCAGACCAAGCTGGATAAGATCGCAGTACCGCCGGGGTTCCAGGTGAAACTCGGCGGCAACGTCGAGCAGCAACAAAAGACATTTGGCGATCTGACGATGGCCTTCGGTCTTGCCATTCTACTGGTCTACGTTGTAATGGCCTCGCAATTCCAATCGCTTGCCGATCCGTTCATCATCATGTTCACAGTTCCCTTTGGTATCGTTGGCGTACTGTGGGCGCTATTTCTGACTGGCACGACCCTTTCGGTCACAAGCTTCCAGGGCATTATTGTAATGGTAGGAATCGTGGTGAGCAATGGAATTCTGCTTGTCGATTACACGAATCACCTTCGCATGAAAGGGGAAAGTCTTCAGGACGCGGTAATCCATGGCGGACGCACACGGCTCAAGCCAATCCTGATGACATCACTCGCGACTGTGCTTGGTCTGATTCCGATGGCAATCGGGATGGGCGGAGAGAAGACTCAGGCTCCGCTGGCCATCGCGGTCATTGGCGGGCTAACCCTTTCGACGCTCCTGACGCTCTTCTTTGTGCCGACGCTCTATACGATCTTCGAAGAGCGATTCCGCAGGAAGCTGGCACCGGAGGAAGGCTCCGTAGCGCAATAG